The DNA region GCGTCCCAATTAGCCTTGACAGAACCCATATGCGGCGGCTTCCAACTAACCTCCATGGAGATGATTGGCTTGAACAGATTATCATGACGGAATTGATCAGCAGAATTAGAGGCCTCTTGCTACTCTCTTGTTCTTCTTATTAAATCTGAGGGAGACAGTAACTCCCCACCAAACATGACCTTATTATGTCTAAGCCAAATAAGCCTAGCCATAATTGCAATAAGCTGCAAATCTTCCATCCCAAACTTGTCATGCAACTActtaaaaatattcaaaaaaatgtCCTCAGCAATAGCACATTTTTGAATCCGTGGAAAACATTCAAGCCAGACATCCGAAGCTGCCGGACAATTCCAAAGAACGTTACTTACTATTTGGGGTTCCAGCTTGCAAATGAGGCACATAGGATCTTCAACTACACCTCTTCTGTGCAAATTTCCTTTAGTAGGTAGGAGATTAGCACAAGCCTTCCCATGACGTTAGAACTCTAGGTCCCTTCACACGCCAGATCTCCCTCCAGAGTTGGGTACTATGTTCCGTAATAGAGCTGCTCCCTGCAATACTTTCCACCATAGATTTAGCAAAATGGTAAGCACTTCTCACACTGAAAACCCCTTCTGAGATCCTGTGCACACCATTCGATCACTTTGTTGTCTTGGACAAATAGGCATACCACATATAATATCTGCTTCTTCCTTTCTGAAAGTACTATACACCAATGCCTTATTCCACCACTTGGTATCTTCATCAATCAAAGAGCACACCCTAGCATCATGTTCATGAGTATTAATAGGGGATTGTACTTAATAAGTAGATGGAGAAGGGATCCACCTGTCATACCAAATTTTGATAGACCTACCCTCACCGACTCTCCACATCATACCCTCCTGTAGGAGCTTTCAGGACGAATAAAAACTCCTCCAAGCATAGGAGAGTCTTGTACCTAAATTGGAAGTTTGAAAAGATGCATTAGGATAATATTTCTCCTTAAAAATCCGAGCAACCAATGAATCATTATTGTGAATGAGCCGCTTGCTTAGCAAGAAGAGCTAAGTTGAAACATTCCAAATCTCTGAACCCCATGCCACCCTTCTCCTTAGCCCTTCCAAgcttctcccaactcatccaagccaTTTTAGAATCATTCTCCTTgtgtccccaccaaaactttgACATCATAGAATTAATATCATGACAAAGAGTTTTGGGTAGGAAAAATACACTCATCGAATAAGTAGGGATAGCCTGAATAACTGCTTTAAGCATGATTTCTTTTCCCGCTTGAGATACAAACTTCTCTTTCCACCCACAAATTCTGTCCCAAATCCCCCTTTTATGCTAGAGAAAGCACTCTGTTTAGATCTACCAAGTAGAGTTGGAAGCCCTAAATACTTCTCATACCTTTGTGTAGAGGAAACCCTGCCAAAGATAGGATAAGGGATCTTGTCTCTGCGGGGTATTCCTACTAAAAAACAAAGAGGTCTTCGCCCTTTTCAATTTCTGCCCTGAAGCTCTCTCATAGGTTTCTAGAATCTCCTGAATATGCATCCATTCAGTACTATTTACTTTACAGAAAAGAAGACTGTCGTCAACAAAAATCAAGTGGTTCAATCGAGTTCCACCTAGTAATCGGAAGACCAATGATTCTCCTTTCCCGCTCCGCCTTCTGTAATAATAAACTCAACCCTTCTGCACATAGTATGAAAAAATAAGGTGATAGTGGATCTCCATGCCGTATGCCCCGAGTTGGTATAATTTTTCCATAAGGTTGCCCGTGAACTACCACTGAATAAGAGACAGTATGAACACAAGTCATGGTCAATTTAACCCACCGATCATTAAACCCAATCTTGCGCATTATCATCTCCAAAAAATCCCACTCCACCCTATCGTAGGCTTTACTCATATCCAATTTTAAAGCCATATGCCCCTCCCTCCCCTTCATCCTTCCATCCATAGTATGTATTGCTTCAAACGCCACCAGTATGTTATCCGCAATAAGTCTACCTGGTATGAACGCACTCTGTGTAGGAGAAATAATAGCAGGTAAGACCTTCTTCATTCTATTAGCTAACACTTTGGCAATGAGTTTATAGATATCATTACAAAGGCTAATTGGCCTAAATTTTGTGATTCTAGTAGGATTGctaatttttggaataagagCTATATTGGTGACATTAATATCCCTATCGAACAcatcaaaattaagaaaatcaaGTACCGCAAACTTACatttttgctagtcccttagcaaaacaaaatgaaaacaagaaacataagtccgTTGTCGTAggagaaacgattgcatttagcatatacaacaagccttttaaacccctaggcatccctagaggacgagtgaagtctcgtgaagaCTTAACAgtaatgatacccacaaacatttatgcaatatgttatttgacaaacaaggacttccacacaaacataCGGTTTTTAACATCATGAGCAAGTTTAGCACAGTGAACACTACAAACACATCATcaagacaaccacaaatcattcaactcaaagatgaaaatttgagacaacacatgttccaataagtgcaatgtgagactaacatatGATCATAAGGCTTCAGTTTATTCTCAAACTCAAGTGTACCTTAAAAGTGATAGGAATTCGCTtgaatgaaacaaccaaggcttaaaatttatttattttatttatttatttatttatttatttatttttatgtgtaggctgtgcaatgcttagcttccttaagctttctaattgacctatgtaacgagtgttgggccagagactgccaaaccaaatggttttagggcactagatgtagaaacatccctaagggcttaattactcaagtcaactaggctacgaagccaaactagccatacaaccaaccaggttaggtttctcatctttttacgcgaacactcaatgctttttgaggcatgaggtccggttactcaatgagaagctcaaactgattttttttttttttttctttaagccaaggtttcatcatacttcatcctacctatctcaaaatacaccctaatcaaggcaaatcttatacctcaccgattttatgctagtgtgctcgtggtgataaactcaaacatgtgaagtctcttcaatccaacaatgagtcaaaagactcaggttcctaatgacatgatgtgttcaaaatgctaaacagaccaatgacatgcaaaccacagaataTGTGTTACCCTTGCTTAATCAaaaacatagcaattttttttttttttcttaacacgaaaaatcaaggaaaaagatagagaaatgtctaccccacccccaaactgaaatgacacattgtcctcaatgggtccagagatacaataccaggtGAGCGGCGCCAGTCGGGTGTAACGTAGGAGaatgctcccccaaacttgaatggcagacacttgccctgaaaaacacaacagaaacaaacaaacaagataaaatggtaagggaaagaatgagggttgcctcccacaagcgctaagttttaagtcttcagccagactctccacaaAAGACGACAATCATTCAGAATAACtcggatcctccaacaatgtcgtcTCGATCTCCTTACTTCTCAActctaagaatggttttaatctctgtccattcaccttgaaggtGTTGCCATTCTTAGGATCCTCAATCTCGATAGGCCCATGAGGAAAAACAAACCGAATGATGAATGGGCCTGTCCATCGAGATTTCAACTTGCCTAGGAAAAGATGCAGCCGAGAATTGTAAAGGACTTTCTCATCAGGCTCaaaagatcgtctcaaaatgctctggtcatgagccttcttcatctgttCCTTGTACAACCGCGCAGAATCATAAGCATCATTTCTCAGCttctctaattcattgagttggagcttcctttgtgagctagccttcaaaagattgaagttcagctgcttgatggcccaatatgctctatgctccaactccacgggAAGATGACATGCCTTCCCGTACACAAGCTGATAGGGTGGCATCCCAATCGGAGTCTTGAAAGCTGTCCTATATGCCCACAGTGCATCACTCAATCGCATAGACCAATCTTTTCTATTGGGGTTTACCGTCTTTTCCAAAATGTGCTTGATCTCTCGATTGGAAACTTCAACCTGTCCACTCGTCTGTGGGTGATAcggggtggcaaccttatgtgtgatgaaatacttcttcatcaacttctCAAAAATCCaattgcaaaaatgcttacctccatcacttataattGTTCGAGGCGTACCAAAGcgagcaaagatagtgtctctCAAAAACTAGACCACTACTCTGTGGTCATTAGTCTTGCATGCAAccgcctccacccatttggacacatagtccacagcaaccaagatgtacagataGCCAAATGAGTTcgggaagggtcccatgaaatcgatgccccatacatcaaaaatctcaacgatcaaaatgggactgaggggcatcatattcctcctGGAGATACTCCCGAGCTTCTGACAATGCTCACAAGAAATGCAATAAGCATGGGCGTCTTTCAAAAGggtaggccaatagaatccacactgcaaaatcttggCAGCGGTCTTCTTAGAACTGAATGGCCTCCACAAGCacgatcatgacaaaaggagatgacattggattggtcatgctcaggtatacacctcctaatgatctgatcgggacaatacttgaaTAGGTAAGGATCGTCCCAGAAAAAGTGCTTCACCATGGACAAAAATTTAGACCTATCTTGTCGCCCCCACTACTGAGGCAGTTGGCCGGTGACGAGGTAGTTCACTATATCAGCAAACCATGGTGTGGGCTCATGAGTAATGTGCATCAAGTGCTCATCAGGGAAAGTCTTCGAAATGGGGCTAGCGTCCTCAGTGTAATCCACagtcaatctagacaaatgatccgccaccacattttcggaacccttcttgtccctaatttctatgtcaaactcctgaagtagcaaaatccatcggatcagacgagatttagcatattttttggacaaaagatACTNNNNNNNNNNNNNNNNNNNNNNNNNNNNNNNNNNNNNNNNNNNNNNNNNNNNNNNNNNNNNNNNNNNNNNNNNNNNNNNNNNNNNNNNNNNNNNNNNNNNAGATCTTCAAAGCAAACCATGGCGGCCACATAAAATCCCTTAACCGTTTTTGAGTTGCACACCATCAAGGTATGCAATGGTTcgaccttgattttttttttttttttctacaatttttgtGATTGATTCACACATGAATACCCAACAGTTATTGTGTATCAGGTAGTACGCTGCT from Corylus avellana chromosome ca10, CavTom2PMs-1.0 includes:
- the LOC132162975 gene encoding uncharacterized protein LOC132162975; amino-acid sequence: MKKYFITHKVATPYHPQTSGQVEVSNREIKHILEKTVNPNRKDWSMRLSDALWAYRTAFKTPIGMPPYQLVYGKEQMKKAHDQSILRRSFEPDEKVLYNSRLHLFLGKLKSRWTGPFIIRFVFPHGPIEIEDPKNGNTFKVNGQRLKPFLELRSKEIETTLLEDPSYSE